From the Lysinibacillus fusiformis genome, the window TGTAGATTCGTTATCGGGAATATCATTGGTTCTTTGCCAATTCGAATCGCTTCTTTAGCAATATTGACCGCATAGTCGCCTACTCTTTCCATATCCGATGCTGCTTTTACAAGAACCATGAGACGGCGTAAATCTGTTGCTACTGGTTGTTGTTTGGCAATCATTAGTATTACATGGTCATTAATTTCTTCTTCAAGGCGATTAATAATTAAATCGTCTTCCAAAATTTTTAATGCCTTTTCTAAATCCTGCTCTACTAATGCTTCAAAAGCTGTTTTTAATGCAAAGATACTGCTGTTGGCAATTGCAAGAAATTGTCCCTGTACCTCTTTTAACTCTTGTTCAAAACGTTCACGTACGATCATCCAATTGCTCCTCCTTAGCCGAAACGTCCCGAAATATAGTCTTCTGTCCGTTGATCTGCTGGTGTTTGGAAAATAACATCCG encodes:
- the phoU gene encoding phosphate signaling complex protein PhoU codes for the protein MIVRERFEQELKEVQGQFLAIANSSIFALKTAFEALVEQDLEKALKILEDDLIINRLEEEINDHVILMIAKQQPVATDLRRLMVLVKAASDMERVGDYAVNIAKEAIRIGKEPMIFPITNLQTMCNKTVEMLESIMKAFTEEDTVRAKEIAELDDYVDDLYGATITLLLRAGVENPSHISQITHLTFICRYLERSADHATNIAEHLFYLVKGKHYELNN